A genomic window from Oceanobacillus timonensis includes:
- the asnS gene encoding asparagine--tRNA ligase, with translation MKITIQEAPNHVEKEVTIGGWLANKRSSGKIAFLQLRDGTGFMQGVVVKSDVTEEVFSRAKNLTQETSLYVTGKIVEDTRSDFGYEMQVSDLEVIHEATDYPITPKNHGTEFLMDHRHLWLRSKKQHAVMKIRNEIIRATYEFFNTNGFVKVDPPILTGSSAEGTTELFHTKYFDEEAYLSQSGQLYMEAAAMALGKVFSFGPTFRAEKSKTRRHLIEFWMIEPEMAFMDHEDSLQVQENYVSFVVQAVLKNCALELKTLDRDTSKLEQIQAPFPRITYDEAVELLKEKGFEDIEWGEDFGAPHETAIAESYDKPVFITNYPKDIKAFYMQPHPERTDVVLCADLIAPEGYGEIIGGSQRIDDLALMEQRYQEHGLTGPAYEWYLELRKYGSVPHSGFGLGLERTVAWLSGVEHVRETIPFPRLLNRLYP, from the coding sequence ATGAAGATAACCATTCAAGAAGCACCTAATCACGTAGAGAAGGAGGTCACCATCGGCGGCTGGCTGGCCAATAAACGTTCCAGCGGTAAAATTGCCTTCTTACAGCTTCGTGACGGTACCGGCTTTATGCAAGGAGTTGTTGTGAAAAGCGATGTTACTGAGGAAGTATTCTCAAGGGCAAAGAACCTGACACAAGAAACGTCCTTATATGTCACCGGGAAAATTGTGGAAGATACACGTTCTGATTTTGGTTATGAAATGCAAGTGTCTGATTTGGAAGTTATCCATGAAGCAACAGATTACCCAATTACACCCAAAAATCATGGAACCGAATTTTTAATGGATCACCGTCATCTATGGTTGCGTTCTAAAAAACAGCATGCCGTGATGAAAATCCGTAACGAAATTATCCGTGCTACCTACGAATTCTTTAATACCAATGGTTTTGTCAAGGTAGACCCGCCTATTTTAACTGGTTCCTCCGCAGAAGGAACAACGGAACTTTTTCATACCAAATATTTTGATGAAGAAGCTTACTTATCTCAAAGCGGACAGCTTTATATGGAAGCAGCAGCAATGGCATTAGGAAAGGTATTCTCGTTCGGTCCTACTTTTCGTGCTGAAAAATCCAAAACAAGAAGACACTTGATTGAATTTTGGATGATTGAGCCGGAGATGGCATTTATGGATCACGAGGACAGCTTACAAGTACAAGAAAACTATGTGAGTTTTGTGGTGCAGGCAGTACTTAAAAATTGTGCTTTAGAGCTGAAAACATTAGATCGGGATACATCGAAATTAGAGCAAATTCAGGCTCCATTTCCGCGCATCACCTATGATGAAGCCGTAGAATTATTAAAAGAAAAAGGGTTTGAGGATATTGAATGGGGAGAGGACTTTGGCGCCCCCCATGAAACAGCTATTGCAGAAAGCTATGACAAGCCTGTCTTCATTACCAATTATCCAAAGGACATTAAAGCATTTTACATGCAGCCGCATCCAGAAAGAACCGATGTTGTCCTTTGTGCAGATTTAATTGCTCCGGAAGGCTATGGCGAAATTATCGGCGGTTCCCAGCGAATTGATGATTTGGCGTTAATGGAACAACGATATCAAGAACATGGCTTGACCGGACCTGCTTACGAGTGGTACTTAGAATTGCGTAAATACGGCAGTGTACCGCACAGCGGATTCGGGCTGGGACTAGAAAGAACGGTAGCCTGGTTATCTGGTGTAGAACATGTCCGGGAAACCATTCCATTCCCAAGACTGTTGAACCGTTTATATCCTTAA
- a CDS encoding DnaD domain-containing protein, producing MTKKINYQEIIQDQMTVPKKLLTNYHQLGLHETELILLLQLSRFANEGNHFPTPFELAQTASISEEEAANMLRKLVQRGFLSIEKNNSDQTPISESYSLEPLLEKLYDEEAAVVNHEEEHIGNIFILFEQEFGRPLSPFEIETVNSWLDEDEIEPSLIKAGLRESVLMSKLNFKYIDRILREWKKKGIHTVQDARKASRQFHQNKTETNNTETRPKRDTSFYYNWLEGE from the coding sequence ATGACTAAAAAAATAAATTATCAAGAAATTATCCAGGATCAAATGACTGTTCCTAAAAAATTGCTGACAAACTATCATCAATTAGGCCTTCATGAAACGGAACTTATTTTGCTGTTGCAGCTTTCCCGTTTTGCAAATGAAGGGAATCATTTTCCTACGCCTTTTGAGCTGGCACAAACAGCCAGTATTTCAGAAGAAGAAGCAGCTAATATGCTTCGGAAATTAGTGCAAAGAGGATTCTTGTCCATTGAAAAAAACAATTCTGACCAGACACCAATCAGTGAATCATACTCTTTGGAGCCTTTGTTGGAAAAACTATACGATGAAGAAGCTGCTGTTGTGAATCATGAAGAAGAACACATAGGGAATATTTTTATTTTATTTGAACAAGAATTTGGCCGACCTTTATCCCCATTTGAAATAGAAACGGTCAACAGCTGGCTGGATGAAGATGAAATAGAGCCCTCTTTGATAAAAGCGGGTTTGCGTGAATCTGTATTGATGAGCAAATTAAACTTTAAATATATCGATCGGATTTTAAGAGAATGGAAGAAAAAAGGGATTCATACCGTACAAGATGCGAGAAAGGCAAGCAGGCAATTTCATCAGAATAAAACGGAGACTAACAACACGGAGACACGCCCGAAACGGGATACATCCTTTTATTATAATTGGCTGGAAGGAGAATAA
- a CDS encoding CCA tRNA nucleotidyltransferase, with product MLPSIFQKAANIISILEENHFEAYFVGGCVRDYITGRPIHDVDIASSALPSEIQEIFPKVIPVGLEHGTVIVRYEQESFEVTTYRTEGEYSDHRRPDEVHFVRDIKEDLKRRDFTMNAIAMDMNGKILDPFGGKQAIASGRIQTVGNAVDRFEEDALRIIRALRFCSQLGFTIEENTKQAMQRCGALIDYLAVERLTVELEKMVAGTYFKRAVDDIFELALYHYLPIFKAEPSLLKELEPVSSLAPVFAFVELKNTGITAAACTKAYKCSNQLKQQANNLVDAYHLYKKSGIDAWFVYQLPKEQWDDFVYLVKQIDQHTIDRQELYFIREKLPILSKKELCVNGHDIMEWFPERPKGKWIKDILDKIEYHIVISKLANEKSKIKEWIQWNLPAQS from the coding sequence ATGTTACCATCTATTTTTCAAAAGGCAGCAAACATCATATCCATTCTGGAAGAAAATCACTTCGAAGCTTACTTCGTTGGCGGCTGTGTGCGTGATTATATAACCGGACGCCCGATTCATGATGTGGATATTGCTTCATCTGCCCTCCCTTCCGAAATTCAGGAGATTTTTCCAAAAGTTATTCCGGTAGGATTGGAACATGGTACCGTGATTGTCCGTTACGAGCAGGAATCATTTGAAGTCACCACTTACCGGACAGAAGGCGAATACAGTGACCACCGCCGCCCGGATGAGGTTCATTTTGTCCGTGATATCAAGGAAGACTTAAAACGCAGGGATTTCACCATGAATGCGATAGCGATGGATATGAACGGAAAGATATTAGACCCTTTTGGCGGAAAACAAGCTATTGCCAGCGGGCGGATTCAGACGGTCGGAAATGCAGTGGACCGTTTTGAAGAGGATGCTTTACGTATTATTCGCGCTCTCCGCTTTTGCAGCCAATTAGGTTTTACTATTGAAGAGAATACGAAGCAAGCGATGCAACGTTGCGGGGCATTAATCGATTACTTAGCAGTGGAACGGTTAACGGTAGAGTTAGAAAAGATGGTAGCAGGAACTTATTTCAAAAGAGCTGTCGATGATATATTTGAATTAGCATTGTATCATTATCTGCCTATTTTTAAAGCAGAGCCCTCACTATTAAAAGAATTAGAACCTGTTTCTTCGCTTGCGCCTGTGTTTGCATTCGTGGAACTGAAAAACACAGGTATTACAGCAGCAGCTTGCACGAAGGCTTATAAGTGTTCCAATCAACTGAAACAACAGGCAAACAACCTTGTGGATGCTTATCATCTCTATAAAAAGAGCGGAATCGATGCATGGTTTGTCTATCAATTGCCAAAAGAACAATGGGATGATTTTGTTTACTTAGTAAAACAGATCGATCAGCATACGATAGATAGACAAGAGCTGTACTTTATACGGGAGAAGCTCCCTATTTTATCTAAAAAAGAGCTTTGTGTGAACGGACATGATATCATGGAGTGGTTTCCGGAACGTCCAAAAGGAAAATGGATAAAAGATATATTGGATAAAATAGAATATCATATCGTTATCTCTAAACTCGCAAATGAAAAATCAAAAATAAAGGAATGGATACAATGGAATCTACCCGCTCAAAGTTAA
- a CDS encoding biotin--[acetyl-CoA-carboxylase] ligase: MESTRSKLIKLLSKSKESYISGQALSEALGISRNAVWKHMKDLERDGYTIDAKRSQGYRIVSFPDKVSSNTIRWGLETKWMGHHIIHKASVASTQLIGHEAARENAPNGTMIIAEEQTAGRGRMKKNWFSDKEGLWSTLLLRPPIPPNKASELTLLAAVALRDALHELTGLSIGIKWPNDLLIGDKKLCGILTEMQGEQDRIDYVLIGSGLNVNQDEASWDASIRDIATSLKIESGKNWDKKEIVQSILKHVENTYEVYLETGFKAIKSRWEEHAFKIGENINIKTFHNEWSGKFLGITDEGALIAESPDGSPVTLYSAEIEWFDR, translated from the coding sequence ATGGAATCTACCCGCTCAAAGTTAATCAAGCTTCTATCCAAAAGTAAGGAGAGCTATATCTCCGGTCAAGCGCTTTCTGAAGCATTGGGTATTTCCCGGAATGCCGTTTGGAAACACATGAAAGACTTAGAGCGTGACGGCTATACCATCGATGCGAAAAGAAGTCAGGGATATCGCATCGTTTCCTTTCCTGATAAAGTCAGCAGCAATACAATCCGCTGGGGGCTTGAAACAAAATGGATGGGACACCACATTATTCACAAAGCATCGGTTGCTTCTACCCAATTAATTGGACATGAAGCGGCCCGGGAAAATGCACCGAATGGAACCATGATTATTGCTGAAGAACAGACTGCCGGCAGAGGCAGAATGAAAAAAAACTGGTTTTCGGATAAAGAAGGTTTATGGTCCACTCTGCTTCTGCGGCCGCCGATTCCTCCAAATAAAGCTTCTGAGCTTACGTTATTAGCTGCGGTTGCGTTAAGGGACGCACTGCATGAGCTGACGGGTTTGTCTATCGGTATTAAATGGCCGAATGATTTATTAATCGGCGATAAAAAACTTTGTGGGATTTTAACGGAAATGCAGGGAGAGCAAGATCGGATTGATTATGTTTTAATCGGTTCCGGCTTAAATGTCAATCAGGATGAAGCAAGCTGGGATGCATCGATTCGTGATATTGCGACCTCATTGAAAATAGAGTCCGGGAAAAATTGGGATAAAAAAGAAATCGTCCAGAGCATATTAAAACACGTTGAAAACACGTATGAGGTATACTTAGAGACAGGATTTAAAGCCATTAAATCCAGGTGGGAAGAACATGCTTTTAAAATAGGGGAAAATATTAACATTAAAACGTTTCATAATGAATGGTCAGGCAAATTCTTGGGTATCACAGATGAAGGGGCTTTAATTGCTGAATCACCGGATGGGAGCCCTGTAACCCTATACTCCGCAGAAATAGAATGGTTTGACCGGTAA
- the dinG gene encoding ATP-dependent DNA helicase DinG has product MKYVVIDLETTGNSPAKAGKIIEIGMVVIENDEIKETKTTLINPNQPIPPFISQLTGIYNEDVTDAPLFIDEAEDITRMFQDSYIIAHNATFDVGFLNTELTSNGFPALKNQVLDTVELSRILFPGISSYKLSYLSTYFDLHHDDPHRALSDAYVTGKLFLKLKEKMDHLPYETLYKLKMLEDKLQSDLAAILDYRLEELAFKEHPDDQIKHYQGLAFRMSEKETETDSRLDISFGEYLDAIYQEEGALAKAFASYEPREGQRQMSETIYDAFSAKKHAFIEAGTGTGKSLAYLLPAIYQAVNHQERLIISTYTTQLQSQLLEEEIPLLKKIIDTPFKVALMKGKNHYLNLEKFLYELDYGPKDNYDFVLTKAILLVWITETETGDIDEIQLPAGGYILFQKVSADAERNMNPKSPWFHHSYYQLARRRAQKADILITNHALLCTDMFNDYAFLPSYQKVIIDEAHHFEETASHHYGLKLDYIQMQFTCNYLGTADEDKQFHTVLKAFNVEHKKELAEQWNAAIKEAKYDIDELFHLIERFVMAQQKNDKATSDLGRVQYRIKPETYHQNTWQLAQDMVARLRMHFQKQLDVLFQLKNHYSSTNGDEKQFLEEIAQMQDVLEKYREDLKIMFQEQNEVALIKWAEIDLKGSHHSVFLYSEPSDIAPILAENFFAKKSSVIFTSATLTMGSSFTFIKERLGVAEQDLLTEQIASPFHYDKQVQLLIPTDFPDIKYGNMDDFVYAVCESILSLAEVTSGRMLVLFTSYDMLKKANHLLKEMMTDQQYVIIAQGVTSGSRSRLKKNFQSYDQAILLGTSSFWEGVDIPGEDLSALVMARLPFQPPNHPVFEAKSHQMKEEGKNPFMDLSLPQAVIKFKQGFGRLIRSSEDRGIVFICDVRVKTARYGKYFLDSIPDVPVYYDTTQHLMSAAEEWFHH; this is encoded by the coding sequence ATGAAGTATGTTGTGATTGATTTAGAAACAACCGGTAATTCACCGGCAAAAGCAGGGAAAATCATTGAAATAGGAATGGTTGTCATTGAAAATGATGAAATAAAAGAAACAAAAACAACGTTAATCAATCCGAATCAGCCGATACCGCCTTTCATTTCTCAGCTGACAGGTATTTATAATGAAGATGTGACAGATGCGCCATTATTTATAGATGAAGCAGAAGATATTACTCGTATGTTTCAGGACAGCTATATTATTGCACATAATGCAACTTTCGATGTCGGCTTCCTTAATACGGAATTAACATCCAATGGTTTTCCGGCATTAAAAAATCAGGTGCTGGATACAGTAGAGCTGTCCAGAATATTATTCCCGGGTATATCCAGTTATAAATTAAGTTATCTGTCCACGTACTTTGATCTGCATCACGATGATCCGCACCGTGCTTTATCCGATGCTTATGTAACAGGAAAACTATTTTTAAAGTTAAAAGAAAAAATGGACCATCTGCCATATGAAACGTTATATAAGCTGAAAATGCTTGAAGATAAATTACAATCCGATTTAGCAGCTATCCTGGATTATCGTTTAGAGGAATTAGCATTCAAGGAACACCCCGATGATCAAATAAAACATTATCAGGGACTTGCTTTCCGTATGTCTGAAAAAGAAACAGAAACGGACTCCCGGTTAGATATATCATTTGGAGAATATTTAGATGCGATCTACCAGGAAGAAGGGGCTCTTGCGAAAGCATTCGCATCTTATGAACCGAGAGAGGGACAGCGGCAAATGTCTGAAACGATTTATGATGCGTTCTCTGCCAAAAAACACGCGTTTATTGAAGCGGGGACCGGGACAGGAAAATCGTTGGCTTATTTATTACCGGCTATTTACCAGGCTGTCAATCACCAAGAGCGCCTTATTATAAGTACATATACAACACAGTTGCAGAGCCAGCTGCTTGAAGAAGAAATTCCATTATTAAAAAAGATTATAGACACTCCTTTCAAAGTAGCGTTAATGAAAGGGAAGAATCATTATTTAAACCTGGAGAAATTTCTTTATGAGCTGGATTATGGACCAAAGGATAATTATGATTTTGTCTTAACAAAAGCGATTTTACTCGTGTGGATTACGGAAACCGAAACAGGGGATATTGATGAAATCCAGTTACCGGCGGGGGGATATATTCTCTTCCAAAAGGTTTCTGCTGATGCAGAAAGAAATATGAACCCGAAATCTCCCTGGTTCCATCATTCCTATTATCAATTGGCCAGGCGACGGGCTCAAAAAGCGGATATTCTGATTACGAATCATGCATTACTGTGTACGGATATGTTTAATGATTATGCTTTTTTACCAAGCTATCAGAAAGTCATTATCGATGAGGCGCATCATTTTGAAGAAACGGCGTCCCATCATTACGGACTCAAGCTGGATTATATACAGATGCAATTCACCTGTAATTATTTAGGAACAGCAGATGAAGATAAACAATTCCATACCGTTTTGAAGGCTTTTAATGTCGAACACAAAAAGGAATTGGCGGAGCAGTGGAATGCTGCTATCAAAGAAGCAAAATACGATATTGACGAATTATTCCATCTTATTGAGCGATTTGTGATGGCACAACAGAAGAATGATAAAGCAACAAGCGATCTGGGAAGGGTGCAATATCGTATCAAGCCGGAGACATATCATCAGAATACCTGGCAGCTTGCTCAAGATATGGTTGCACGCCTGCGTATGCATTTTCAAAAGCAATTAGATGTTTTATTTCAGTTAAAGAATCATTATTCCTCAACCAATGGGGATGAAAAACAATTTCTTGAAGAGATTGCTCAGATGCAGGACGTGTTAGAAAAATATAGGGAAGATTTAAAGATAATGTTCCAGGAACAAAATGAAGTAGCATTGATTAAATGGGCAGAGATAGATTTAAAGGGAAGTCACCATAGTGTATTTCTTTATAGTGAACCGTCTGATATAGCCCCGATATTAGCTGAAAACTTTTTCGCTAAAAAGAGCAGCGTTATTTTCACCAGTGCCACATTGACGATGGGAAGCTCCTTTACATTTATCAAAGAGCGATTGGGAGTAGCGGAACAAGATTTGTTAACAGAACAAATTGCTTCTCCATTCCATTACGATAAACAAGTACAGCTGTTAATTCCGACTGATTTTCCGGATATTAAATATGGCAACATGGATGACTTTGTCTATGCAGTATGTGAATCCATCTTATCGTTAGCAGAAGTGACCTCGGGGAGAATGCTGGTCTTGTTTACTTCTTATGATATGCTAAAAAAAGCGAATCATCTTCTAAAAGAAATGATGACAGATCAGCAGTATGTCATTATTGCTCAAGGTGTAACGAGCGGCAGCCGCAGCAGGTTGAAGAAAAATTTCCAATCCTATGATCAGGCAATCCTGCTCGGGACGAGTTCCTTCTGGGAGGGTGTAGATATACCCGGAGAAGATTTATCGGCGTTAGTGATGGCAAGACTGCCGTTTCAACCACCCAACCATCCTGTTTTTGAAGCGAAATCGCATCAAATGAAAGAAGAAGGAAAAAATCCGTTTATGGATTTATCCTTGCCGCAAGCTGTTATTAAATTTAAACAGGGATTTGGACGTTTAATCCGTTCCTCAGAGGACAGAGGCATTGTATTTATTTGCGATGTGCGTGTGAAAACAGCAAGATACGGAAAATACTTTCTGGATTCTATCCCGGATGTACCAGTGTATTATGATACGACTCAACATTTGATGAGCGCCGCAGAAGAATGGTTTCATCACTAG
- the nth gene encoding endonuclease III — MLNNTQIRRCLDAMAEMFPNAKGELVHSNPFELVIAVLLSAQCTDKLVNKVTADLFKKYKTPEDYLAVPLEELENDIRSIGLYRSKAKNIQKLCRTLIDKFDGEVPQTKEELIQLAGVGRKTANVVASVAFDEPSIAVDTHVERVSKRLGICRWKDSVTEVENTLMRKVPRDEWSVTHHRMIFFGRYHCRARNPKCPECPLLDICREGQKRMKKIGE; from the coding sequence ATGCTGAATAACACACAAATCAGACGATGTTTAGATGCCATGGCTGAAATGTTTCCGAATGCCAAGGGGGAGCTTGTTCATTCCAATCCATTTGAATTAGTGATTGCTGTTTTGCTGTCGGCACAGTGTACAGATAAATTGGTTAATAAAGTGACAGCGGATTTATTTAAAAAGTATAAAACCCCGGAGGATTATCTCGCTGTGCCATTAGAAGAATTGGAAAATGATATTCGTTCGATCGGTTTGTACAGGTCCAAAGCCAAAAATATTCAAAAGCTTTGCCGTACATTAATCGACAAGTTTGATGGGGAAGTGCCCCAAACCAAAGAAGAACTGATTCAATTGGCCGGCGTCGGCAGAAAGACAGCTAATGTGGTTGCTTCTGTTGCTTTTGATGAACCTTCTATCGCCGTTGATACACATGTGGAGCGTGTGTCAAAACGATTAGGTATTTGCAGGTGGAAAGACAGTGTGACTGAAGTAGAAAATACGCTGATGCGTAAAGTTCCAAGGGATGAATGGAGTGTCACGCATCACCGGATGATTTTCTTTGGCCGCTACCATTGCAGAGCCAGGAACCCTAAATGTCCGGAATGCCCGCTACTGGATATCTGCCGGGAAGGTCAAAAACGAATGAAGAAAATAGGGGAGTAG
- a CDS encoding transglycosylase domain-containing protein, with product MADQTGQTRAARRKQQGKKTKKKKKQPIWKKIIKIILLTLLILFLGGAAVGAYWIAQAPDIDEEQLSVPFASTLYDKNGDEFANLSSDEQRQEVSFEDVPDLLIDAVTATEDVRFFDHNGIDLRRIGGAIQGNFTGGFGSQGASTITQQVVERAFLSNEKKVSIKVQEMWMAMKLERQYSKEEIMEMYLNSIFYGNHSYGVAQAAETYFGKDDLNDLTLPEAAILAGLPQRPTAYNPIENPELTEERMNTVLNLMVRHGKITEEEADEARSVDIPSLLSDDQPDPSPYDAFVDQVRKEVNEKLEDVDLDSDGLKVYTTLDPDAQPYVEDVMEKGDSNPIQYPEDTQGAMVVLDTQSGAIQAIGGSLNNESNGFNYATRGTPQAGSTAKPIMSYGPAIEYNQISTYYQLDDEGPYEIEGSNPIRNAGRSYNGWVTARYALQQSLNVPAVKLMEEVGPENSKEFAENLGFEFESDNLDLREAIGGTKTTVTPIQMAGAYSTFGNEGNYTEPYAVTKVEFSDGREVDLTPESEQVMEDYTAYMVTDMLKSVVSSGTGTNANVPGLDVAGKTGTTTMDSQEGSPDAWFVGYTTNYTIAAWTGGYHVDEESGETSRVPLQDTTLSQQMFQQTMSHLSEGIETADFNRPDSVVDVDVEKGTNPAALASDSTPSDNKVTELFVKGTEPNEVSERYEELDGVSGLSGSYNEDNNSIEVSWDYDADSEDDVNFDVSASIDGGSMQSLSSTSDTSMEISDVEEGAEYTIQVVAESGSTSSDPATTTVQVPGENEDEDEEEEDIPGVSGLSAEYDGEETIDVTWSYDGPSATFEVSVNGETQNVGSESIAVSGITPGDYDISVTPISEEDSNVRGSSSSTSVTVPEEEDSDEEEEAEEEESPEEDDNESDSDSDSESSGDENDNGSNDNEDNNNNNNGDDSGNGNDSGNGNDDGNNNDSDNGDDNNSDEPDNQEEQENGDSDSDSSDGSDEGSDDSEDEGSEDVTPQNEDNSGEDDSTEEEE from the coding sequence ATGGCAGATCAAACAGGCCAGACAAGAGCTGCTAGAAGAAAGCAGCAAGGAAAGAAAACAAAGAAGAAAAAGAAACAGCCGATTTGGAAGAAAATCATTAAGATTATTCTTTTAACCCTTTTAATTTTATTTTTAGGCGGAGCTGCTGTCGGTGCTTACTGGATTGCGCAAGCGCCTGATATTGATGAAGAGCAGCTGAGTGTTCCCTTTGCTTCGACTCTCTATGATAAAAACGGAGATGAATTTGCCAATTTGAGCTCTGATGAGCAAAGGCAGGAAGTGAGCTTTGAAGATGTGCCGGATCTACTGATTGATGCGGTTACTGCTACAGAGGATGTCCGTTTCTTTGACCATAATGGGATAGACCTCAGACGTATCGGCGGAGCAATCCAAGGTAATTTCACTGGCGGATTCGGTTCCCAGGGTGCCAGTACAATCACCCAACAAGTTGTCGAGCGGGCATTTTTAAGTAATGAAAAAAAGGTCAGCATTAAAGTGCAGGAAATGTGGATGGCCATGAAATTAGAAAGACAGTACAGTAAAGAAGAAATTATGGAAATGTACTTAAACAGTATTTTTTATGGTAATCATTCATACGGTGTCGCTCAAGCGGCAGAAACCTATTTCGGAAAAGACGATTTAAACGATTTGACGTTGCCGGAAGCTGCAATTTTGGCCGGTTTACCACAGCGTCCAACCGCTTATAATCCAATTGAGAATCCGGAATTAACGGAAGAACGGATGAATACCGTATTAAATCTGATGGTTCGTCATGGTAAGATTACGGAAGAAGAAGCTGACGAAGCAAGAAGTGTCGACATCCCTTCCCTACTATCGGATGATCAACCTGATCCATCACCGTATGATGCCTTTGTAGATCAGGTTCGTAAGGAAGTTAACGAAAAATTAGAGGACGTTGACCTTGATTCGGATGGATTGAAAGTTTATACCACACTTGATCCGGATGCGCAGCCATATGTGGAAGACGTAATGGAAAAAGGAGATTCCAATCCGATTCAATATCCGGAAGATACACAAGGAGCTATGGTTGTTTTAGATACACAGTCAGGGGCTATTCAAGCGATTGGAGGCAGCCTGAATAATGAAAGCAATGGCTTTAACTATGCTACAAGAGGTACACCTCAAGCTGGTTCTACTGCAAAACCAATTATGTCTTATGGACCAGCAATAGAATACAATCAAATATCAACGTATTATCAGTTAGATGATGAAGGTCCTTATGAAATTGAAGGTTCTAACCCAATAAGGAATGCTGGCAGAAGTTACAATGGATGGGTAACTGCCAGATATGCATTGCAACAATCTCTAAACGTACCAGCAGTAAAATTAATGGAAGAAGTTGGTCCTGAGAATTCAAAAGAATTTGCTGAAAATCTCGGCTTTGAATTTGAGTCTGATAACCTTGATCTCCGTGAAGCAATCGGCGGTACAAAGACAACAGTCACTCCGATACAAATGGCGGGAGCATATAGTACGTTTGGTAATGAAGGGAATTATACAGAACCGTATGCTGTCACAAAAGTAGAATTTTCGGATGGCCGTGAAGTGGACTTAACACCGGAATCAGAACAAGTGATGGAAGATTACACAGCTTATATGGTAACGGATATGCTTAAATCTGTTGTCAGTTCCGGTACAGGTACCAATGCAAACGTCCCTGGTCTGGATGTTGCCGGTAAGACTGGAACAACGACGATGGATAGTCAGGAAGGAAGCCCGGATGCCTGGTTTGTCGGTTACACGACAAATTATACCATTGCAGCGTGGACCGGCGGTTATCATGTAGATGAGGAATCAGGCGAAACCAGCCGGGTACCGCTGCAGGATACAACCTTGTCCCAGCAAATGTTCCAACAGACCATGAGTCACTTATCAGAAGGTATTGAAACAGCAGACTTTAATCGACCTGACTCCGTCGTAGATGTAGATGTGGAGAAAGGTACCAACCCGGCTGCTTTAGCAAGTGACAGCACTCCGAGTGACAACAAAGTAACAGAGCTGTTTGTCAAAGGAACAGAGCCAAACGAGGTTTCTGAGCGCTATGAAGAGTTGGATGGCGTAAGCGGACTGTCTGGAAGCTATAATGAAGACAATAATTCCATTGAAGTATCTTGGGATTATGACGCAGACTCGGAAGATGATGTGAACTTTGATGTAAGTGCCAGCATTGACGGCGGCAGTATGCAATCCCTCTCTTCTACCAGCGACACATCGATGGAAATTTCCGATGTGGAAGAAGGCGCAGAGTATACGATACAGGTTGTTGCTGAAAGTGGATCCACATCCAGCGATCCTGCGACAACAACCGTTCAAGTACCTGGCGAAAATGAAGATGAGGACGAGGAAGAAGAAGATATACCAGGTGTGAGTGGTCTTTCTGCTGAATATGATGGAGAAGAAACGATTGACGTTACCTGGAGTTATGATGGACCATCTGCTACCTTTGAAGTAAGCGTAAATGGAGAAACACAAAATGTAGGTTCTGAAAGTATTGCTGTCAGCGGAATTACTCCAGGAGATTACGACATTTCGGTGACGCCAATCAGTGAAGAAGACAGCAATGTTCGAGGTTCTTCCTCCTCTACCAGCGTGACTGTCCCTGAAGAAGAGGATAGTGACGAGGAAGAAGAAGCTGAAGAGGAAGAGTCGCCGGAAGAAGATGACAATGAATCTGATTCGGATTCAGACTCGGAATCATCCGGGGATGAAAATGACAATGGTTCAAATGACAACGAAGATAATAACAATAATAATAACGGCGATGACTCCGGTAATGGTAATGACAGTGGCAACGGTAATGACGATGGTAACAATAATGATAGCGACAACGGGGATGACAATAATAGCGATGAACCTGATAACCAGGAGGAACAAGAGAATGGAGATAGTGACTCCGATAGTTCCGATGGTTCCGATGAAGGCTCCGATGATTCGGAAGACGAAGGTTCAGAAGATGTTACACCTCAAAATGAAGATAATAGCGGTGAAGATGACAGTACCGAAGAGGAAGAATAA